In one Pseudodesulfovibrio tunisiensis genomic region, the following are encoded:
- a CDS encoding penicillin-binding transpeptidase domain-containing protein — MVKHGKKSKDYSRIKMILVMALFGLSLAGLWVRAGWVQLHDGPRLQKMASRQNLAAEFERGERGRILDRNGQMLATSVEAKSVYARPVEASASLQKSVAVLSRILHISPTRVRKKLSSKRPFIWIKRQVTDREALAVDKAKLPGVHLTSEFTRLYPNGHLAGQVLGFVDVDGMGREGVEREFQKRMVPGKARFVVQRDASGRRLYLDADGREVDVNGKDVRLTIDTQIQHAAEQSLANAIRKYEARAGIVVVVDVPTGEILALANAPFFNPNIFRKSRADQRRARSLTDVYEPGSTLKPLLFAAALEEGVITRDTLIDCENGRYRVARKVIRDTHPARWLPANKVLRYSSNIGCVKIAADLGADVYHSYLTKLGFGERTGLRLPGESGGIVMPPTKWTSVDLAAISFGQGIAATAIQMSKAFLCLANGGETRRLTLVKSPSPAAKDRPVRIFSRETADTVLSMMREVVQEDGTGRSARIPGISMAGKTGTAQKASREGGYGKEYLSSFVGLIPAEKPELLFLAMIDEPQKSQYGSKVAAPVVREVAIRSLAYLDKLPDNISETAVAVSAPRTKDGATDLAAALPAPRPVTVSGTVPALRGLPVRRAVEALARKGIVPVLKGDGMTVDKQKPAAGQPWPDATGKGGKDDVFVLWLS; from the coding sequence ATGGTAAAGCACGGCAAAAAAAGCAAGGACTACAGCCGGATCAAGATGATCCTGGTCATGGCACTGTTCGGCCTTTCCCTGGCCGGACTGTGGGTCCGTGCAGGCTGGGTGCAGCTCCATGACGGGCCGCGTCTCCAGAAGATGGCGTCCCGGCAGAACCTTGCCGCGGAATTCGAGCGCGGGGAGCGCGGACGCATTCTGGACCGCAACGGCCAGATGCTCGCCACCAGCGTGGAAGCCAAATCCGTGTATGCCAGACCCGTGGAGGCCTCGGCCTCGCTGCAGAAATCCGTGGCCGTGCTGTCGCGGATTCTGCACATATCTCCGACGCGGGTCCGCAAGAAGCTTTCGTCAAAACGGCCATTCATATGGATCAAGCGGCAGGTCACGGACCGGGAAGCTCTGGCCGTGGACAAGGCCAAGCTGCCCGGGGTGCATCTCACCTCGGAATTCACCCGTCTGTACCCCAACGGACATCTGGCCGGGCAAGTGCTCGGCTTTGTCGATGTTGACGGCATGGGCCGCGAGGGCGTGGAGCGCGAGTTCCAGAAACGCATGGTGCCGGGCAAGGCCCGGTTCGTTGTCCAGCGCGACGCGTCCGGACGCAGGCTCTATCTGGATGCGGACGGGCGTGAAGTGGACGTGAACGGCAAGGACGTTCGCCTGACCATCGACACGCAGATTCAGCACGCAGCCGAGCAGTCCCTGGCCAACGCCATCCGCAAGTACGAAGCCCGCGCCGGAATCGTGGTCGTGGTGGACGTGCCCACGGGCGAGATACTGGCTCTGGCCAATGCACCGTTCTTCAACCCGAACATCTTCCGCAAGTCCCGGGCCGACCAGCGCCGCGCCCGGAGCCTGACCGACGTGTATGAGCCGGGCTCCACGCTCAAGCCCCTGCTCTTCGCGGCTGCGCTGGAAGAAGGCGTGATCACCCGGGACACCCTGATCGACTGCGAAAACGGCCGGTACAGGGTGGCGCGCAAGGTCATCCGCGACACGCACCCGGCGCGCTGGCTGCCAGCGAACAAGGTGCTCCGCTATTCCTCGAACATCGGATGCGTGAAAATAGCGGCGGATCTGGGTGCGGACGTCTACCATTCCTACTTGACCAAACTCGGGTTCGGTGAAAGAACCGGGCTGCGCCTTCCCGGCGAAAGCGGCGGCATTGTCATGCCCCCCACGAAGTGGACCAGCGTGGACCTGGCCGCCATCAGTTTCGGTCAGGGGATCGCTGCCACGGCCATACAGATGTCCAAGGCGTTTCTCTGCCTTGCCAATGGCGGAGAAACCCGCCGTCTGACTCTGGTGAAAAGCCCGAGCCCGGCTGCCAAAGACAGGCCCGTGCGCATCTTCAGCAGGGAGACCGCGGACACGGTCCTGTCCATGATGCGCGAAGTGGTGCAGGAGGACGGCACCGGACGCAGCGCACGCATTCCGGGCATATCCATGGCCGGCAAGACCGGCACGGCCCAGAAGGCATCCCGGGAAGGCGGATACGGCAAGGAATACCTTTCCTCGTTCGTGGGTCTGATTCCGGCGGAAAAGCCGGAACTGCTCTTTCTCGCCATGATCGACGAACCCCAGAAGTCCCAGTACGGGTCCAAGGTGGCCGCCCCGGTGGTACGCGAAGTGGCGATCCGTTCCCTGGCCTATCTGGACAAGCTTCCGGACAATATTTCCGAGACTGCGGTGGCGGTGAGCGCCCCCCGGACAAAGGACGGCGCGACCGATCTGGCCGCCGCCCTGCCCGCACCGCGCCCCGTGACCGTATCCGGGACGGTTCCCGCGCTACGCGGACTGCCCGTGCGCCGCGCCGTGGAAGCTCTGGCCCGGAAGGGCATCGTACCCGTTCTCAAGGGGGACGGCATGACGGTCGACAAACAGAAACCCGCTGCCGGCCAACCGTGGCCGGACGCTACAGGCAAGGGAGGGAAGGACGATGTTTTTGTTCTCTGGCTCTCCTAG
- a CDS encoding UDP-N-acetylmuramoyl-L-alanyl-D-glutamate--2,6-diaminopimelate ligase produces the protein MFLFSGSPSRRKHKERGEMQFETLLKKVRGKGLMVRTDSREVQPGDCFVALPGTSVRGMDFIPAALDNGAEYLVAPDSARDLVAPVAESRAAVIYHDNTAIALGELARAYFHVMDREIKLVAITGTNGKTTTSYIIEHLLSCAGLKVGVLGTVNYRWPGFSIDAKLTTPGCWMTHELLSNMKEADVDVAIMEVSSHALDQYRVAGLDFDAAVLTNVTQDHLDYHGDMETYFSAKAKLFREYPRMDKAGVVNFNDPFGRRLLEENPEITAYGLGDHDLPEAGGKPRNAVQGRMLSCTGQGIELETTWKGKTWTIHSPLIGAYNAANLLAAQAVGLHLGLSCKDMRCLADFHGVPGRLERVKNEKNLPIFVDYAHTPDALENVQKTLKELDFDRLITVFGCGGDRDRAKRPLMAKAVARWADVAVLTSDNPRTEDPIAIMDDARPGLEGSHEVLENPDRQTAINLAVAAMNQNDVLLIAGKGHEDYQIIGTDRIDFSDKTAVLRALGEVE, from the coding sequence ATGTTTTTGTTCTCTGGCTCTCCTAGCCGAAGGAAACACAAGGAACGCGGCGAAATGCAATTCGAAACGCTGCTCAAAAAGGTTCGCGGAAAGGGCCTGATGGTCCGTACCGATTCGCGCGAGGTTCAGCCCGGCGACTGCTTTGTCGCCCTGCCGGGCACCTCCGTGCGTGGCATGGACTTCATTCCCGCCGCTCTGGACAACGGTGCGGAATATCTGGTTGCCCCGGATTCCGCACGCGATCTCGTCGCCCCGGTGGCCGAAAGCCGTGCCGCCGTAATTTATCACGACAACACCGCAATCGCCCTCGGCGAACTGGCCCGCGCCTATTTCCATGTCATGGACCGCGAGATCAAGCTCGTGGCCATCACCGGAACCAACGGCAAGACCACCACCAGCTACATCATCGAACATCTGCTCTCCTGTGCAGGTCTCAAGGTGGGTGTGCTGGGCACGGTCAACTACCGCTGGCCCGGCTTTTCCATCGACGCCAAGCTCACCACCCCGGGCTGCTGGATGACCCACGAACTGCTCTCCAACATGAAGGAGGCGGACGTGGACGTGGCGATCATGGAAGTATCATCCCATGCTCTGGACCAGTACCGCGTGGCCGGACTGGATTTCGACGCGGCCGTGCTCACCAACGTGACGCAGGATCATCTGGACTACCACGGCGACATGGAGACCTATTTTTCGGCCAAGGCCAAGCTGTTCCGCGAATACCCGCGCATGGACAAGGCGGGCGTGGTCAATTTCAACGACCCGTTTGGTCGCAGGCTGCTTGAGGAAAATCCGGAAATCACGGCGTACGGTCTGGGCGACCACGATCTGCCCGAGGCCGGGGGCAAGCCCCGCAACGCAGTGCAGGGCCGGATGCTCTCCTGCACCGGACAGGGCATTGAGCTGGAAACCACGTGGAAAGGCAAGACCTGGACCATCCATTCTCCGCTGATCGGCGCATACAATGCGGCCAATCTGCTTGCGGCGCAGGCCGTGGGCCTGCATCTCGGCCTGTCCTGCAAGGACATGCGCTGTCTGGCCGACTTTCACGGAGTTCCCGGTCGTCTGGAGCGCGTGAAGAACGAAAAGAATCTGCCCATTTTCGTGGATTACGCCCACACGCCGGATGCGCTGGAGAACGTGCAGAAGACCCTGAAGGAACTGGATTTCGACAGATTGATCACGGTATTCGGCTGCGGCGGCGACCGCGACCGTGCCAAACGCCCGCTCATGGCAAAGGCCGTGGCTCGCTGGGCCGATGTCGCGGTGCTCACCTCGGACAATCCGCGCACCGAAGACCCGATCGCCATCATGGACGACGCACGTCCCGGGCTGGAAGGCAGCCACGAGGTTCTGGAAAACCCGGACCGTCAGACCGCCATAAATCTGGCCGTGGCCGCCATGAACCAGAACGACGTGCTGCTCATCGCGGGCAAGGGCCACGAGGATTACCAGATCATCGGCACGGACCGCATCGACTTTTCGGACAAGACCGCCGTGCTTCGCGCTCTCGGGGAGGTCGAATAA
- a CDS encoding UDP-N-acetylmuramoyl-tripeptide--D-alanyl-D-alanine ligase, producing MLTTLAEVQKCLRTPPEKAFKSIAVNNVQTDSRAVQRGDVFFCIEGENLDGHEFAAQAARAGAAAVVTHRLIDDPGVPVLMVRNTREALGRLAACWRALCGARLVAVTGTAGKTTVKEMLAEVCSEAYSVARNYRNFNTQIGLPMSMLKAREDQDLWVMEAGISHLGDMDDLGPVANPDIAVITNVGPGHLEGLGDIENVAKSKASLLRFLRPKGKAVVSADYPELLAAVRQYTKFPIMFSTRDAAMPYYATFLGPEADGSGRYKLRTPNGEREFTAPFCGEHYAENTAAVAAAAQALELTLDEVVEGLKRFRTDSQRFCCTATGGVCVINDTYNANPLSMSHAIRTAQVMADGRPLVLVLGDMRELGSEAEQRHRELGELLREIDPKAVFYKGDHAADVTVGFGAGRLIRANDSDSFIRTWRDMGLEKAVVLFKGSRSMRMEEFANALNRELGSNGGAA from the coding sequence ATGCTGACCACCCTTGCAGAAGTGCAGAAATGCCTGCGCACTCCTCCGGAAAAGGCATTCAAGTCCATCGCCGTGAACAACGTGCAGACCGACAGCCGCGCCGTCCAGCGCGGCGACGTGTTCTTCTGCATCGAAGGCGAAAATCTGGACGGCCATGAATTTGCGGCGCAGGCTGCCAGGGCCGGAGCCGCCGCCGTGGTCACCCACCGTCTGATCGATGATCCGGGCGTGCCCGTACTCATGGTGCGCAACACCCGGGAAGCCCTGGGCCGACTGGCCGCCTGCTGGCGCGCCCTGTGCGGTGCGCGGCTCGTTGCCGTGACCGGCACCGCAGGCAAGACCACGGTCAAGGAAATGCTGGCCGAGGTGTGCTCCGAGGCCTATTCGGTCGCCAGAAACTACCGGAATTTCAACACCCAGATAGGACTGCCCATGTCCATGCTCAAGGCCCGGGAAGACCAGGACCTGTGGGTCATGGAAGCGGGCATCAGCCATCTGGGCGACATGGACGACCTCGGCCCGGTGGCCAACCCGGACATCGCAGTCATCACCAATGTCGGCCCCGGCCATCTCGAAGGGCTGGGCGACATCGAGAACGTGGCGAAATCCAAGGCCTCCCTGCTCCGCTTTCTGCGGCCCAAGGGCAAGGCCGTTGTCAGCGCGGACTACCCCGAGCTTCTGGCCGCGGTCCGGCAGTACACCAAATTCCCGATCATGTTCTCGACCAGGGACGCGGCCATGCCGTACTACGCGACCTTCCTCGGCCCCGAGGCCGACGGCTCGGGCCGCTACAAGCTGCGCACCCCGAACGGCGAACGCGAATTCACCGCCCCCTTCTGCGGCGAGCACTATGCGGAAAACACCGCTGCCGTGGCTGCTGCGGCTCAGGCTCTGGAACTCACCCTTGACGAGGTGGTGGAAGGCCTGAAGCGTTTCCGCACGGATTCCCAGCGGTTCTGCTGCACGGCAACGGGCGGCGTGTGCGTGATCAACGACACCTACAACGCCAACCCCCTGTCCATGAGCCATGCCATTCGCACGGCACAGGTCATGGCTGACGGCCGTCCGCTGGTGCTCGTGCTCGGCGACATGCGCGAACTGGGCAGCGAAGCGGAACAGCGGCACAGGGAACTGGGCGAACTGCTCAGGGAAATCGACCCGAAAGCCGTGTTCTACAAAGGCGATCACGCAGCCGACGTGACCGTGGGCTTCGGCGCCGGACGCCTGATCCGCGCCAACGATTCGGATTCCTTCATCAGGACATGGCGGGACATGGGTTTGGAAAAAGCCGTGGTGCTCTTCAAGGGCTCCCGCTCCATGCGCATGGAGGAATTCGCCAATGCGCTGAACAGGGAGCTCGGCTCGAACGGGGGTGCTGCATGA
- the mraY gene encoding phospho-N-acetylmuramoyl-pentapeptide-transferase, translating into MIYNLLYPLSTEIGVFNVFRYITFRSVWALLTALLISIVFGPAMIRWLRRIKCGQYIQEDGPAHQAKAGTPTMGGIMIIASVTISTLLWADLSNPYVWLTMMVFVGFGAVGFADDYLKVVKKRNMGLSAKAKFLGQCAVAAAAIAVLIQEPAYSTQLAVPFFKNFQPDLGWAYLPFAMIVLVGASNAVNLTDGLDGLAIGPMVVAMACFAIFIYVSGHAQIATYLAVPNVQGIGEVTVFCGAMVGAGLGFLWFNAHPAQVFMGDVGSLSLGGALGFVAVLAKQELLLAIVGGVFVFETLSVILQVGYFKLTGGKRIFKMAPLHHHFELKGIPESKIIVRFWILSILMALMALSTLKLR; encoded by the coding sequence ATGATCTACAACCTGCTCTACCCCCTGAGCACGGAAATCGGCGTATTCAACGTGTTCCGGTACATCACGTTCCGGTCCGTCTGGGCGCTGCTCACCGCCCTGCTCATCTCCATCGTGTTCGGCCCGGCCATGATCCGCTGGCTGCGTCGCATCAAATGCGGCCAGTACATTCAGGAGGACGGTCCCGCACATCAGGCCAAGGCCGGAACCCCGACCATGGGCGGCATCATGATCATCGCCAGCGTGACGATCAGCACCCTGCTCTGGGCCGACCTGTCCAACCCCTATGTCTGGCTGACCATGATGGTCTTCGTGGGCTTCGGGGCCGTGGGCTTTGCGGACGACTATCTCAAGGTGGTCAAGAAACGGAACATGGGCCTGTCTGCCAAGGCCAAGTTTCTGGGCCAGTGCGCGGTCGCAGCCGCAGCCATTGCCGTGCTGATTCAGGAGCCTGCCTACTCGACCCAGCTGGCCGTGCCGTTCTTCAAGAATTTCCAGCCCGATCTGGGATGGGCCTATCTGCCCTTTGCCATGATCGTGCTCGTGGGCGCGTCCAATGCCGTGAACCTTACGGACGGACTTGACGGACTGGCCATCGGCCCCATGGTCGTGGCCATGGCCTGCTTCGCCATATTCATCTACGTGTCCGGCCATGCCCAGATCGCCACGTATCTGGCCGTGCCCAACGTGCAGGGCATCGGCGAGGTCACGGTCTTCTGCGGAGCCATGGTGGGCGCGGGACTGGGCTTTTTGTGGTTCAATGCCCATCCGGCGCAGGTGTTCATGGGCGACGTGGGTTCCCTGAGTCTGGGCGGCGCGCTCGGTTTCGTGGCCGTGCTGGCCAAGCAGGAACTCCTGCTTGCCATCGTGGGCGGCGTGTTCGTGTTCGAGACCCTCTCGGTCATTCTTCAGGTGGGCTACTTCAAGCTCACCGGGGGCAAGCGCATCTTCAAGATGGCGCCCCTGCACCACCACTTCGAACTCAAGGGCATCCCGGAATCCAAGATCATCGTCAGATTCTGGATTCTCTCCATCCTCATGGCGCTCATGGCGCTGAGCACGCTCAAACTGAGGTAG
- the murD gene encoding UDP-N-acetylmuramoyl-L-alanine--D-glutamate ligase yields MNRIMRKFIKEKILADKLAVVVGAGRSGLAAARLLCVLGATVRVVDANDTLDPSIVNDIAGDIELQTGRHSPAQFADADIVVLSPGVPVKRLEPFLKDVPARKIVAELELASWFIEAPVLAVTGSNGKTTTTTLISEILEKSGLRTFTGGNIGTPLCEYLLDMEPVDVIVLEVSSFQLQNCRLFKPHVGLFLNLAPNHLDYHEDMEEYLHAKLNLFAHMNESDAALLHESLRPVLEGRDITRARMEWFGPTDRFEAPHLLGEHNRSNVEAAWQAVRRFGVTEEQAAEAIREFKPLAHRIEPVGEKGDVLFVDDSKATTLEAVVAAVRSFDRPVRLLMGGVFKGGDVAALARDVKDHVRSVALFGASREVFEPELAKMFPVSWDATLDLAVKRLYADANPGDVILLSPGTSSFDLYSGYAQRGNHFQSVVEELA; encoded by the coding sequence ATGAACCGCATCATGCGCAAATTCATCAAGGAAAAAATCCTCGCCGACAAACTCGCCGTGGTTGTGGGTGCGGGCCGCTCCGGTCTGGCCGCAGCCCGGCTGCTCTGCGTGCTGGGCGCGACCGTGCGCGTGGTGGATGCCAACGACACGCTTGATCCGTCCATTGTCAACGACATCGCGGGCGACATCGAACTCCAGACCGGCAGGCACTCCCCGGCCCAGTTCGCGGACGCGGACATCGTGGTGCTTTCCCCGGGCGTGCCCGTGAAAAGACTGGAGCCGTTCCTGAAGGATGTACCCGCACGCAAGATCGTGGCCGAACTGGAACTGGCCTCCTGGTTCATCGAAGCCCCGGTCCTTGCCGTGACCGGCTCCAATGGCAAGACCACGACCACCACGCTGATCAGCGAAATTCTGGAGAAATCCGGACTGCGTACATTCACCGGTGGCAACATCGGCACGCCCCTGTGCGAATATCTGCTGGACATGGAGCCCGTGGACGTGATCGTGCTGGAGGTTTCCAGCTTCCAGCTCCAGAACTGCCGCCTGTTCAAGCCGCATGTCGGCCTGTTCCTGAACCTCGCGCCCAACCATCTGGATTATCATGAGGACATGGAGGAGTATCTCCATGCCAAACTCAATTTGTTTGCCCACATGAACGAATCGGATGCGGCCCTGCTGCACGAAAGCCTGCGCCCCGTGCTTGAGGGCCGCGACATCACGCGCGCCCGAATGGAATGGTTCGGCCCCACGGACCGGTTCGAGGCCCCGCATCTGCTCGGCGAGCACAACAGGTCCAACGTGGAAGCCGCGTGGCAGGCCGTGCGCCGCTTCGGCGTGACCGAGGAACAGGCAGCCGAGGCCATCCGCGAATTCAAGCCCCTTGCCCACCGCATCGAACCCGTGGGCGAAAAGGGCGACGTGCTGTTCGTGGACGATTCCAAGGCCACGACGCTGGAAGCCGTGGTCGCTGCGGTCAGGAGTTTCGACCGCCCGGTACGGCTGCTCATGGGCGGCGTGTTCAAGGGCGGCGACGTGGCCGCACTGGCCCGCGACGTCAAGGATCACGTCAGAAGCGTGGCCCTGTTCGGCGCGAGCCGCGAGGTGTTCGAACCCGAACTCGCCAAGATGTTTCCCGTGTCCTGGGACGCGACCCTTGATCTGGCCGTGAAGCGGCTGTACGCGGACGCGAATCCCGGCGACGTGATCCTGCTTTCCCCGGGCACGTCCAGCTTCGACCTGTATTCCGGCTATGCCCAGCGCGGCAACCACTTCCAGAGCGTGGTGGAGGAACTTGCATGA
- the ftsW gene encoding putative lipid II flippase FtsW: MSRKLNSVMTAPGRMDHWLLLATLLLGGFGLIMVLSSSGIMAEHYFDDKYHFFRRQLAFTGVGLSAMVVCMQLPKKVLYGLTYLWVAGAMILLGLTLSPLGLNINGASRWLRLGPVNIQPLEFAKVALIFYLAYFFAHKQDMVKTFSVGFLPPFIVTGMFCGLLLLQPDFGGAVMLAGLLFFMCAAGGTRLSYLLLSLIFAGGAGWLLISSSPYRFKRWTAFLDPFASAQNEGYQLVQSLYAFGSGQIWGTGLGAGKQKLLFLPEAHNDFIMAVVGEELGFVGLSMIFVLIGFFLYRAFRVALKQEELQDRFTAFGMTLIPALGFVLNLAVVLGTVPPKGVAMPFVSYGGSNLTISFICAGILLNLSRGAKA, from the coding sequence ATGAGTCGAAAGCTCAATTCCGTCATGACCGCGCCCGGGCGCATGGACCACTGGCTCCTGCTGGCAACGCTGTTGCTCGGCGGGTTCGGCCTGATCATGGTCCTGTCCTCGTCCGGCATCATGGCCGAGCACTACTTCGACGACAAGTACCACTTCTTCCGCCGCCAGCTCGCGTTCACCGGCGTGGGGCTGTCAGCCATGGTCGTGTGCATGCAGCTTCCCAAGAAGGTGCTGTACGGCCTGACCTATCTCTGGGTGGCCGGGGCCATGATCCTGCTGGGCCTGACCCTGTCGCCCCTCGGCCTGAACATCAATGGCGCGAGCCGCTGGCTCCGGCTCGGCCCCGTGAACATCCAGCCCCTTGAATTCGCCAAGGTGGCCCTGATCTTCTATCTGGCCTATTTCTTCGCGCACAAGCAGGACATGGTGAAAACCTTTTCCGTGGGCTTTCTGCCCCCGTTCATCGTCACGGGCATGTTCTGCGGCCTGCTCCTGCTCCAGCCGGACTTCGGCGGCGCCGTGATGCTGGCCGGGCTGCTCTTCTTCATGTGCGCGGCAGGCGGAACCCGACTCAGCTACCTGCTGCTTTCCCTGATCTTCGCGGGCGGCGCAGGCTGGCTGCTCATTTCGTCCTCGCCCTACCGCTTCAAGCGGTGGACCGCATTTCTGGACCCGTTCGCCTCGGCCCAGAACGAAGGCTATCAGCTGGTCCAGTCCCTGTACGCCTTCGGCTCCGGTCAGATATGGGGTACCGGGCTGGGTGCGGGCAAACAGAAGCTGCTGTTCCTGCCCGAGGCGCACAACGACTTCATCATGGCCGTGGTGGGCGAGGAACTCGGCTTCGTGGGCCTGTCCATGATCTTCGTGCTCATCGGCTTCTTCCTGTACCGTGCCTTTCGCGTGGCACTGAAGCAGGAGGAGCTTCAGGACCGGTTCACGGCGTTCGGCATGACCCTGATTCCGGCTCTGGGTTTCGTGCTCAATCTGGCCGTGGTCCTCGGCACGGTGCCGCCCAAGGGCGTGGCCATGCCGTTCGTGAGCTACGGCGGGTCCAACCTGACCATTTCATTCATCTGCGCAGGCATCCTGCTGAACCTTTCCCGGGGGGCAAAGGCATGA
- the murG gene encoding undecaprenyldiphospho-muramoylpentapeptide beta-N-acetylglucosaminyltransferase: MTALSRLVITTGGTGGHVFPALAVAEEIRHRNPDARILFLGGSGPEGDMARTRGLEFRELPAKGIMGRGLKGMVQGMGWVGRGVCLARRELRRFQPDAVIGFGGYAGFCPVLAARIASIPCAVHEQNSMPGAANRMLGNFANTIFISFGNVHGAFPEAKIRLTGNPVRRDIAETGALRAERQRGRHVLVLGGSQGAHPLNTTVIQALPDLMAAGITLTHQTGPADLEQVRQAYREAGADPEQVRDFIEDMAFEYARADLAVCRAGATTVFEVAAAGVPAIFVPFPQATHDHQTLNAKALADRGAARLLPQSELDPGLLARDVAELLRDPEQLKGMETAALGFARPDAASRIADGLEALCAKVA, from the coding sequence ATGACCGCGCTCTCCAGACTCGTCATCACCACCGGGGGAACCGGGGGACACGTGTTCCCCGCACTTGCCGTGGCCGAGGAAATCCGGCATCGCAACCCGGACGCGCGCATCCTGTTCCTTGGCGGCAGCGGACCGGAAGGCGACATGGCCCGGACACGCGGACTGGAATTTCGCGAACTCCCGGCAAAAGGCATCATGGGCCGAGGGCTCAAGGGAATGGTTCAGGGCATGGGCTGGGTCGGCAGAGGCGTGTGCCTTGCCCGGCGCGAACTGCGGCGCTTCCAGCCGGATGCGGTCATCGGTTTTGGCGGCTATGCGGGATTCTGCCCGGTGCTGGCCGCCCGGATAGCAAGCATTCCCTGCGCTGTACACGAGCAGAACTCCATGCCCGGCGCAGCCAACCGCATGCTCGGCAATTTCGCGAACACGATTTTCATTTCCTTCGGGAATGTGCACGGCGCATTCCCCGAGGCAAAGATTCGGCTCACTGGCAATCCGGTGCGGCGGGACATCGCGGAAACGGGTGCACTCCGCGCCGAACGCCAACGAGGCAGGCACGTGCTCGTGCTGGGTGGCAGTCAGGGAGCGCATCCCCTGAACACCACCGTGATCCAGGCACTGCCCGATCTCATGGCAGCCGGGATCACCCTGACCCACCAGACCGGTCCGGCCGATCTGGAACAGGTGCGCCAAGCCTACCGGGAGGCTGGCGCGGACCCGGAACAGGTTCGGGATTTCATCGAGGACATGGCTTTCGAATACGCGCGGGCCGACCTTGCGGTCTGCCGCGCCGGAGCCACCACGGTATTCGAAGTGGCCGCAGCCGGGGTTCCCGCGATTTTCGTGCCGTTTCCCCAGGCCACGCACGACCATCAGACATTGAACGCAAAAGCCCTTGCAGACCGGGGAGCCGCGCGGCTCCTGCCCCAGTCCGAACTGGACCCGGGCTTGCTGGCGCGGGACGTGGCGGAACTGCTCCGCGACCCGGAACAGCTCAAGGGCATGGAAACCGCGGCGCTCGGCTTTGCCCGCCCGGATGCGGCCTCCCGCATTGCGGACGGACTGGAAGCACTCTGCGCCAAGGTCGCATAA